Proteins encoded within one genomic window of Hyalangium minutum:
- a CDS encoding mannose-1-phosphate guanylyltransferase encodes MALYPVIMAGGSGTRFWPLSRQARPKQFLPLASKYPLITDTAARLKGLASMKNLFIVCGPLHAKAASKLVKGLPKQNLLVEPVARNTAPAIALATVQVAARDPKGILIVLPSDHHVANPEGFRQTLAEAARVAEAGHIVTLGIKPHRPETGYGYIQLGEPLEGGGRKVKAFKEKPDLETARGYVDSGEFLWNGGIFVFRADVMLEAFAKHMPEMKKGLEALRAAAGKRTFSSVLKRVFPKLPSISIDYGVMEKAENIAVLPGDFGWSDVGSFSAIPEVRPADARGNVISGPESIVVDCDGCVVLGDKRPLAVVGMKDVVVVDAGDAVLVVPKDKSQDVRKVVEALKAGKRQKFL; translated from the coding sequence ATGGCTCTCTACCCCGTCATCATGGCCGGCGGCTCTGGCACCCGGTTCTGGCCCCTGTCCCGCCAAGCCCGTCCCAAGCAGTTCCTTCCTTTGGCCTCGAAGTATCCCCTGATCACCGACACGGCGGCCCGCCTCAAGGGGTTGGCCTCGATGAAGAACCTCTTCATCGTCTGCGGCCCCCTCCATGCCAAGGCCGCCTCCAAGCTCGTGAAAGGCCTGCCGAAGCAGAACCTCCTGGTAGAGCCGGTGGCCCGCAACACCGCCCCGGCCATCGCGCTCGCCACGGTGCAGGTGGCCGCCCGGGACCCGAAGGGAATCCTCATCGTCCTGCCATCGGACCACCACGTGGCCAACCCGGAGGGGTTCCGGCAGACGCTCGCGGAGGCTGCCCGGGTCGCCGAGGCCGGCCACATCGTCACCCTGGGCATCAAGCCCCACCGCCCCGAGACGGGCTACGGCTACATCCAGCTCGGCGAGCCCCTGGAGGGCGGCGGCCGCAAGGTGAAGGCCTTCAAGGAGAAGCCGGACCTGGAGACGGCCCGGGGCTACGTGGACTCCGGTGAGTTTCTCTGGAATGGCGGCATCTTCGTCTTCCGCGCGGACGTGATGCTGGAGGCCTTCGCCAAGCACATGCCCGAGATGAAGAAGGGCCTGGAGGCCCTGCGGGCGGCGGCGGGCAAGCGCACCTTCTCCTCGGTGCTCAAGCGCGTCTTCCCGAAGCTGCCCTCCATCTCCATCGACTACGGCGTCATGGAGAAGGCCGAGAACATCGCCGTGCTGCCCGGGGACTTCGGCTGGTCGGACGTGGGCTCCTTCTCCGCCATCCCCGAGGTGCGCCCCGCGGACGCGCGCGGCAACGTCATCTCTGGCCCCGAGTCCATCGTCGTGGACTGCGATGGGTGCGTGGTCCTCGGGGACAAGCGCCCGCTGGCCGTGGTGGGCATGAAGGATGTGGTGGTGGTGGACGCGGGTGATGCGGTGCTCGTGGTCCCCAAGGACAAGAGCCAGGACGTGCGCAAGGTCGTCGAGGCCCTCAAGGCGGGCAAGCGCCAGAAGTTCCTGTAG